The following coding sequences are from one Parabacteroides pacaensis window:
- a CDS encoding DUF4372 domain-containing protein, with product MYSSCYVTSFLEKSFKWFVKKYEDNKYVKSFSCWNYLLVMIFGQL from the coding sequence ATGTATTCTTCCTGCTATGTCACTTCCTTTCTAGAAAAGAGTTTTAAATGGTTTGTCAAGAAGTACGAGGACAATAAGTATGTGAAGTCATTCTCTTGTTGGAATTACTTGTTAGTCATGATATTTGGTCAGTTGTAA
- a CDS encoding ISAs1 family transposase — MVSAYDVTNQISLAQEQVAEKTNEITADKALLELLDLHEGDVVTMDAMGTQRENVRLIREKKADYLLEVKENHKNLYQAVVQAVNENMCKGIKLRNDQWEDIDEKGHGFVVNRKCYTVEEKFMLGKQHKLWDGIRTFCLITITRTSKTTGERTVTPHYFITSLGKDAKELINYKRAHWQIENSLHRTLDVEFNEDNSQKKMTSAVNYSLITKMVMAVLKNNPKKLPLATKRMAAGWDDNYMIELLEQFISCYKA, encoded by the coding sequence ATGGTTAGTGCCTATGATGTGACCAACCAAATCTCCCTGGCTCAAGAACAAGTAGCGGAAAAGACGAATGAGATAACGGCAGATAAGGCATTATTGGAATTACTGGATTTACACGAAGGGGATGTCGTTACCATGGATGCCATGGGTACCCAGCGGGAAAACGTACGACTGATAAGGGAAAAGAAAGCCGATTATCTTTTGGAGGTAAAAGAGAATCATAAGAATCTTTATCAGGCCGTTGTACAGGCCGTAAATGAGAATATGTGCAAAGGTATAAAGCTAAGAAATGACCAATGGGAGGATATAGATGAAAAGGGACATGGTTTTGTTGTCAATCGGAAGTGTTATACTGTAGAAGAGAAATTTATGCTAGGAAAACAACATAAGTTATGGGATGGTATTAGGACTTTTTGTCTGATTACAATTACACGTACAAGTAAAACTACAGGAGAGAGAACCGTTACCCCGCATTATTTTATCACTTCATTGGGAAAAGATGCAAAAGAGTTGATTAATTATAAAAGAGCGCATTGGCAAATTGAAAATAGCTTACACAGGACATTGGATGTTGAATTTAATGAAGATAACAGCCAGAAGAAAATGACTTCGGCTGTTAATTATTCATTAATTACCAAGATGGTTATGGCTGTACTTAAAAACAATCCTAAAAAACTACCATTGGCCACAAAAAGAATGGCTGCAGGATGGGATGACAACTATATGATAGAACTTTTAGAACAGTTCATTAGCTGCTATAAAGCTTAG
- a CDS encoding lipoprotein N-acyltransferase Lnb domain-containing protein, whose protein sequence is MKRFYFLLTFGCLVITTTIKAVMPIPLLSPQTQVSLLTCSPSDDAVFTLYGHTALRVLDSPTNIDIVFNYGEFDFSAPYFIYRFAKGEMNYCLGYETFTTFLNKYMMRGSKICEQVLNLLPEEKEKLWKALSQNSLPENRTYRYNYFFDNCATRSVAIIDNNIQGFIYYSTPTTYPTFRNAINYCTRNHPWITFGCDLVLGLPADHVMTHLETFFIPDYLKIAFDKAEIIRGDSVAPLVLNTNIFNEKNILSKQSPSPLLSPLSCFTLFFILLLVITYTEWKRKAFHRWLDCILFFIAGIAGCILYYLCFISTHPAVFPNISTLWLHPFHLVGGLFFSTKRMNRVGFWYHSINFIVIFIVFVAWFFIPQHFNLAFIPLIACLLLRSGTILLRKKFRIL, encoded by the coding sequence GTGAAACGATTCTATTTTCTATTAACTTTTGGATGTTTAGTAATAACAACTACTATTAAGGCTGTTATGCCAATTCCACTATTAAGTCCACAGACACAAGTAAGTCTGTTAACCTGTTCCCCAAGTGATGATGCAGTATTTACCCTTTATGGACATACGGCCTTGCGAGTATTGGATTCTCCCACAAATATAGATATTGTATTCAATTACGGAGAATTCGATTTTTCAGCACCATATTTCATCTATCGTTTCGCGAAAGGCGAAATGAATTATTGTCTTGGATATGAAACATTCACTACCTTCCTGAATAAATATATGATGAGAGGAAGCAAGATTTGTGAACAAGTTCTCAATCTCCTGCCAGAAGAAAAAGAGAAATTATGGAAAGCACTCAGTCAAAACAGTCTTCCCGAAAACAGAACATACCGATATAATTACTTTTTCGATAATTGTGCAACACGTTCAGTGGCAATAATTGACAACAATATCCAAGGTTTCATCTACTATTCCACTCCAACAACATATCCAACTTTCCGTAATGCCATTAATTATTGTACTCGTAATCATCCCTGGATCACTTTTGGTTGTGATCTCGTTTTAGGTTTGCCTGCAGATCATGTAATGACACACTTGGAAACATTTTTCATTCCCGATTATCTTAAAATTGCTTTTGATAAAGCAGAAATTATACGTGGCGATTCTGTTGCACCTCTCGTATTAAATACAAATATTTTCAATGAGAAAAACATTCTATCGAAACAGTCGCCTTCCCCTTTGCTCTCTCCCTTGAGCTGTTTCACGTTGTTTTTCATCCTCTTACTTGTGATTACATACACTGAATGGAAGCGAAAAGCATTTCATAGATGGCTTGATTGCATACTATTTTTTATAGCTGGAATTGCCGGCTGCATCTTATATTACTTATGCTTTATCTCTACTCACCCAGCTGTATTTCCCAACATCTCTACGCTATGGCTACATCCTTTTCATCTGGTAGGCGGTCTGTTCTTTTCTACAAAAAGAATGAATAGAGTGGGATTTTGGTATCATTCTATTAACTTTATTGTAATTTTTATCGTCTTTGTGGCGTGGTTTTTTATTCCACAACATTTTAACTTAGCATTTATCCCTTTAATTGCATGTCTTTTACTTCGTTCGGGGACAATTCTATTAAGAAAAAAGTTCAGAATTCTTTAA
- a CDS encoding patatin-like phospholipase family protein — protein MLNDEAGLVLEGGGMRGVFTSGVLDYFMDYNIYFPYTIGVSAGACNALSYASRQRGRSKYSNITLMGEYKYIGIKRWLFHRNMIDFDLLFNKFPTEIIPYDYDTYFNTKERYVLVTTNCMTGKAEYWEEKSSAHRLLAICRASCTLPVVCPVAYVDGVPMLDGGVSDPIPIRRAIGEGFRKNVVVLTRNKGYRKKQKEVKLPWFIYHKYPAIRQRLKIRTRQYNETLDFIEEQEKMGNVIVIRPEQPVQVDRMEKNVEKLSELYYHGYECARNVVKSMF, from the coding sequence ATGTTGAATGACGAAGCTGGCTTAGTACTGGAAGGGGGGGGAATGCGAGGTGTATTTACTTCCGGAGTATTGGATTATTTTATGGATTATAATATTTATTTCCCATATACCATTGGTGTTTCTGCGGGAGCGTGTAATGCCTTGTCGTATGCCTCCCGACAGAGAGGACGCTCAAAATACAGTAACATAACTTTAATGGGAGAGTATAAATATATAGGGATAAAGCGTTGGTTATTCCACCGGAATATGATTGATTTTGATTTATTGTTTAATAAATTCCCGACAGAAATAATTCCTTATGATTATGATACTTACTTTAATACTAAAGAACGTTATGTGCTGGTAACTACCAACTGCATGACCGGGAAGGCGGAATATTGGGAGGAAAAAAGCAGTGCACACCGTTTGCTGGCTATTTGTCGTGCTTCGTGTACTTTGCCGGTAGTTTGTCCGGTTGCTTATGTAGACGGAGTACCTATGCTGGATGGGGGTGTTTCCGATCCGATTCCTATTCGCCGGGCAATAGGAGAGGGCTTTCGGAAGAATGTGGTAGTTCTTACGCGGAATAAAGGTTACCGGAAAAAGCAAAAAGAGGTAAAGTTGCCCTGGTTTATTTATCACAAATATCCTGCTATACGCCAACGATTAAAAATTCGTACCCGTCAATATAACGAAACACTTGATTTTATAGAAGAACAGGAAAAGATGGGTAATGTTATCGTAATTCGTCCTGAACAGCCTGTGCAGGTAGATCGGATGGAAAAAAATGTGGAAAAGCTTTCGGAACTGTATTATCATGGATATGAGTGTGCCCGTAATGTGGTGAAGAGTATGTTTTGA
- a CDS encoding lanthionine synthetase C family protein, with protein sequence MWKAIVDNDKKTSVMKKVCEIANILSASSSNLDSLSLLTGKAGVAVFLYQYWLVSKQYQYYEKALELLSECITSCCQKKISYSFCNGVAGIGWCLKYFEENKVIDGNVQEIIDMLFPNMYIQMVDFMKAGKYDFLHEALGIALCCYKNKADRRFIDDFLNEMIRVSLRGDNGIFWNSTVYENGVLHKVINLSMSHGLSGIICCLCKIGKSELARYLVGESVKFLVDQRQDNTIYSSCFPSIISEKVNYRNGRLSWCYGDLGVVVALLQASCVLNNTDYRNMALNVIKICSHRRDTKKEFVLDAGICHGSAGIAHIFNRVYQKTGDPELKDAALYWLDDCLQKASFIDGLAGYKVWRRDGWLTKSGLLEGIAGIGLVLLAAISSIEPNWDECLLLS encoded by the coding sequence ATGTGGAAAGCGATAGTTGATAATGATAAAAAAACCTCTGTTATGAAAAAGGTTTGTGAGATTGCGAATATACTGTCTGCTTCTTCCTCCAATTTGGATTCTTTGAGTTTATTAACAGGAAAGGCTGGAGTTGCAGTATTTTTGTATCAATATTGGCTAGTATCAAAACAATATCAATATTACGAAAAAGCGCTTGAATTACTTTCTGAATGTATTACTTCCTGTTGTCAAAAAAAAATTTCTTATTCCTTCTGTAATGGGGTTGCCGGTATAGGTTGGTGTTTGAAATATTTTGAGGAAAATAAAGTGATAGATGGAAATGTGCAGGAAATAATTGATATGCTTTTTCCAAACATGTATATTCAGATGGTAGATTTTATGAAAGCTGGTAAATATGATTTTCTGCATGAAGCCTTAGGAATAGCTTTATGTTGTTATAAGAATAAAGCAGATCGCCGATTTATAGATGATTTTTTAAATGAAATGATTCGTGTTTCTTTGAGAGGGGATAATGGAATTTTTTGGAATTCAACTGTTTATGAAAATGGAGTTTTACATAAAGTAATTAACTTAAGTATGTCTCATGGTTTATCTGGTATTATTTGTTGCTTGTGCAAAATTGGGAAGTCCGAGCTTGCAAGATATTTAGTAGGGGAGTCCGTAAAATTTTTGGTAGATCAAAGGCAAGATAACACAATTTACAGTTCTTGTTTTCCTTCTATCATTTCTGAAAAAGTAAATTACAGAAATGGTAGACTTTCATGGTGTTACGGTGATTTGGGCGTTGTTGTCGCATTGTTGCAAGCTTCATGCGTTTTGAATAATACAGATTATCGAAATATGGCACTGAATGTAATTAAGATTTGCAGTCATAGACGTGATACAAAAAAAGAATTTGTATTGGATGCTGGTATTTGTCATGGGTCGGCAGGTATTGCCCATATTTTCAATAGGGTATATCAAAAAACTGGTGATCCTGAACTTAAGGACGCTGCATTATATTGGCTGGATGATTGTTTACAGAAAGCATCTTTCATTGATGGATTGGCTGGATACAAAGTTTGGAGAAGAGATGGATGGTTGACAAAAAGTGGTCTTCTAGAAGGAATTGCAGGAATAGGTCTTGTCTTGTTGGCTGCAATTTCCTCTATTGAACCAAACTGGGATGAATGTTTATTATTAAGTTAG
- a CDS encoding ISAs1 family transposase gives MDAVAKRFLAMDSLAKELEEVDPRRRCRVEHKAHTILLIALAGVFAKCQTWNEIAAYGEAKISLLQQFIPDLKYVPSHDTFRRFFSIIDSKKLEGLYRQWAQRFEQNQSSGTPRHIAIDGKRMRSAAGAKSVLNWAVEELSLSEERK, from the coding sequence ATGGATGCAGTAGCCAAGAGATTTTTAGCGATGGATAGTTTAGCCAAGGAATTAGAAGAAGTAGATCCCCGTCGACGTTGTCGTGTAGAACACAAGGCACATACAATCTTACTAATTGCTTTGGCCGGTGTTTTTGCCAAATGTCAGACGTGGAATGAAATAGCCGCTTATGGAGAAGCAAAGATTTCTCTTCTTCAGCAATTTATCCCTGATTTAAAGTATGTTCCATCCCATGACACATTTCGTCGTTTCTTTTCTATTATCGATTCCAAAAAGTTAGAAGGACTTTATCGTCAATGGGCACAAAGATTTGAACAAAATCAATCTTCAGGCACCCCTCGTCATATAGCCATTGATGGTAAGCGTATGCGTTCTGCGGCAGGAGCCAAGTCTGTTTTAAACTGGGCAGTGGAAGAACTCTCCTTATCAGAAGAGAGAAAGTAA
- a CDS encoding LytTR family DNA-binding domain-containing protein, whose amino-acid sequence MKSKILFYDQKIEITLKTGFVSRYYDELIYVVYENLFCYLYFSDNKKLKADITLKNMMKNLPETVFVKCNRNTILNLCYCREYDKTINKIIMEDGEVFTLSRRNITDFNTKRKNLYHLSGCINFNRCKKSNCNNKFVFCKRGNMQESNEYLE is encoded by the coding sequence ATGAAATCGAAAATTTTATTTTACGACCAAAAAATAGAAATCACACTCAAAACAGGTTTCGTTTCTCGTTATTATGATGAGTTGATTTATGTTGTATATGAAAATCTTTTTTGCTATTTGTATTTTTCTGACAATAAAAAGCTAAAAGCCGACATCACTCTAAAAAATATGATGAAAAATCTTCCTGAAACTGTATTTGTAAAATGTAACAGGAATACAATCTTGAATCTTTGCTATTGCAGAGAATATGATAAAACAATAAATAAAATAATAATGGAAGATGGAGAAGTGTTTACTTTGTCAAGGCGTAATATAACGGATTTCAATACAAAAAGGAAAAATTTATACCACTTGTCTGGATGTATAAATTTTAACAGATGCAAAAAAAGTAATTGTAACAATAAGTTTGTTTTTTGCAAAAGAGGAAATATGCAAGAAAGTAATGAATACCTTGAGTGA
- a CDS encoding inositol monophosphatase family protein: MEALDLNRLCARVRTLALEVGEFLKEERMKFIFEDIEEKGKNNFVTYVDREAERRIVVNLHRFFPEAGYITEEGTASTHGEMYAWIVDPIDGTTNYIHNAAPYCISIALVKGSETLLGVVYLPQEDELYYAVKDGMAYLNDEVITVSSFATLPEAYVGFGTPYIDQPFGNMPEIWAELSKKCSIRCKGSAAAETCQVAKGTADAYIHNQLSPWDMAAALLIVRNAGGKVTDFKGTEDCLFGRTFIASNKLIHADLQEIMFKYHP, encoded by the coding sequence ATGGAAGCATTGGATTTAAATCGATTATGCGCCAGGGTGCGTACATTAGCGTTAGAGGTAGGTGAATTCCTGAAAGAAGAGAGGATGAAATTCATATTTGAAGATATTGAAGAAAAAGGAAAGAATAATTTTGTGACATACGTGGATCGGGAAGCCGAACGCCGTATTGTAGTAAATTTGCATCGTTTTTTTCCTGAAGCCGGTTATATTACCGAAGAAGGGACTGCTTCTACGCACGGTGAAATGTATGCCTGGATAGTAGACCCTATTGACGGAACTACGAATTATATTCATAATGCAGCTCCTTACTGTATCAGCATAGCATTGGTAAAAGGAAGCGAAACATTGTTGGGTGTTGTCTATTTACCACAGGAAGATGAATTGTACTACGCTGTAAAAGATGGCATGGCTTACCTGAATGATGAAGTGATTACCGTGTCTTCGTTTGCTACTTTACCCGAAGCTTATGTAGGGTTCGGAACTCCTTATATAGACCAGCCTTTTGGCAATATGCCGGAAATATGGGCAGAATTAAGTAAAAAATGTAGCATTCGTTGCAAAGGAAGTGCGGCTGCTGAAACTTGCCAGGTAGCAAAAGGTACTGCCGATGCTTATATTCATAATCAACTTTCCCCTTGGGATATGGCAGCAGCTCTATTGATTGTACGTAACGCAGGAGGAAAGGTTACTGATTTCAAAGGGACAGAGGATTGTCTCTTCGGAAGAACTTTTATTGCTTCTAATAAACTCATCCATGCCGATTTGCAAGAAATTATGTTTAAATATCATCCATAA
- a CDS encoding TraB/GumN family protein — protein MNNAIFVIKYLFLFLGVYSLTSCKQGVRHSVDPWDETLSPAQNIARNAIYMDNNDDFSFLDVILKEKQCVFLGEGSHWDLETIETKSKMIAYFGRSGYSLAMEGMAFLSSYVFSEPKFYNTVQTWKMDKFMPLISYDFEEFQPIKEMIRSHQIKLLGIETHVGYYDVDAAKIILDQYAKIDYFPMNWDRLNTLFRTKFVKNHLLSVEENFELMDMIDSISNYVHYLIFAINKDDLDLKAILQWIRNVNTDFSFRKYFTTTEIEKIELALRNRDIQMAENMIWYLDHFPNEKCVVSCANFHESKDISQTRYQDKNPLLYYIFQSMGEGVYHRLGDKMYSLAFSNCIQIKEGHLEWEIAQKSNAPYAFVDFESLRYADGYRNQSFGATMIGPKRGKWLNIFDGLYYIRDERRPKK, from the coding sequence ATGAATAATGCTATCTTCGTTATAAAATATTTGTTTTTATTCTTAGGTGTATACAGCCTGACTTCTTGCAAACAAGGGGTAAGACACTCGGTTGATCCATGGGATGAAACTCTAAGTCCTGCACAAAATATTGCCCGGAATGCTATTTATATGGATAATAACGATGATTTCTCCTTTTTAGACGTAATACTTAAAGAAAAACAATGCGTTTTTTTGGGAGAAGGATCACACTGGGACTTGGAAACAATAGAAACTAAATCCAAAATGATTGCTTATTTTGGCCGTTCCGGTTATTCCCTTGCCATGGAAGGCATGGCTTTTCTATCTTCGTATGTCTTTAGTGAACCAAAATTCTATAATACGGTTCAAACATGGAAGATGGACAAATTCATGCCTTTAATATCTTATGATTTTGAAGAATTCCAACCAATAAAAGAAATGATCAGGTCTCATCAAATTAAGCTACTCGGCATTGAAACGCATGTAGGATATTACGATGTCGATGCAGCAAAAATCATTCTGGATCAATATGCAAAGATAGATTATTTCCCCATGAACTGGGATCGTCTTAACACCCTTTTTCGCACAAAGTTCGTTAAGAATCACCTTCTCTCTGTTGAAGAAAATTTTGAGTTGATGGATATGATTGATTCCATATCAAATTACGTGCACTACCTTATTTTTGCTATAAATAAAGATGATCTTGATTTGAAAGCCATCCTGCAATGGATAAGAAATGTGAATACTGATTTTTCATTTAGAAAATATTTTACGACTACAGAAATAGAAAAGATAGAACTAGCTTTACGTAATCGTGATATTCAAATGGCTGAAAATATGATATGGTACTTAGATCACTTCCCTAATGAGAAATGTGTTGTATCGTGTGCTAATTTCCATGAAAGCAAAGATATTTCTCAAACCAGATACCAAGATAAAAATCCCCTGCTTTATTATATCTTTCAAAGTATGGGGGAGGGAGTGTATCACAGATTGGGAGACAAAATGTATTCTTTAGCCTTTAGCAATTGTATTCAAATAAAAGAAGGACATTTAGAGTGGGAAATTGCTCAGAAAAGTAATGCCCCTTATGCCTTTGTCGACTTTGAATCTTTACGTTATGCGGACGGCTATCGCAACCAATCATTTGGTGCAACCATGATTGGGCCTAAACGCGGGAAATGGCTAAATATTTTTGATGGATTGTATTATATCAGAGATGAAAGACGACCTAAAAAGTAA
- a CDS encoding class I lanthipeptide, whose protein sequence is MKTKKLKKLVLKKETIASLSREQQSELKGGGSAVTGVMMTVFDCIGSYLKGCCECVKDTAIYAGGDCATYDQEICRWSDYHCNEGLPIY, encoded by the coding sequence ATGAAAACAAAAAAATTAAAAAAGTTGGTTCTAAAAAAGGAAACAATAGCTAGTCTTTCCAGAGAACAACAGAGTGAACTAAAAGGTGGTGGAAGTGCAGTTACTGGAGTAATGATGACTGTATTTGATTGTATTGGATCTTATCTGAAGGGTTGTTGTGAATGCGTGAAAGACACAGCCATTTATGCGGGTGGAGATTGTGCAACCTATGATCAAGAAATTTGTCGATGGTCTGATTATCATTGTAATGAGGGGTTACCTATCTATTAA
- a CDS encoding lanthionine synthetase C family protein — MGISSSKYMQIIENIHEELMTCELSENIGLHAGTSGIALFFAYYSRIILKKNNISPRVMEILEHNIECIDSGKHLHTICDGISGFGWLCEHLRKLGMLTKRDITFLDDLDPFLYKMMMIDIKQGNYDYLHGALGVGIYLLSRLDKKYVFLYLDDLLTELEKSAIECENGATKWISVLTHETGEKGYNISLSHGMSSIAAFFIRLYRLNYETNRVKKLLIKTITYILDQITYVEGNISYFPLFSKENSKSSFSRLGWCYGDLGIAHVLLQSAIILKNQEWRNIALQILHHNSNRRNLQENRIWSTGLCHGSSGIAYIYLNLYMYTLDRKFVKTSDFWINVTKNNIKYDCGILKFRVLDTDRFEKMRSSYTLLDGISGIGLSFLSHLKNDENDWSESLLLSLC, encoded by the coding sequence ATGGGAATAAGCTCTTCAAAATATATGCAGATTATTGAAAACATCCACGAGGAGTTGATGACATGTGAACTTTCAGAAAATATAGGATTACATGCCGGAACTTCAGGAATAGCCTTGTTTTTTGCATACTATTCCCGTATTATCCTCAAAAAAAATAATATCAGCCCTAGAGTTATGGAGATACTCGAACACAATATTGAATGCATAGATTCAGGAAAACATCTACATACAATTTGTGATGGAATCAGTGGGTTTGGGTGGCTTTGTGAGCATTTAAGAAAATTGGGAATGTTGACCAAACGAGATATCACATTTTTAGATGATCTTGACCCTTTTTTGTATAAAATGATGATGATTGATATCAAACAGGGGAACTATGATTATCTTCATGGAGCTCTTGGAGTAGGGATATATTTACTCTCTCGTTTAGACAAAAAATACGTGTTTTTATACTTAGATGATTTACTTACTGAATTAGAAAAATCAGCGATTGAGTGTGAGAACGGCGCAACCAAATGGATATCAGTATTGACTCATGAAACAGGTGAAAAAGGATACAATATCAGTTTATCGCATGGAATGTCGAGTATTGCAGCATTTTTTATTCGACTTTATCGGTTGAATTATGAAACAAATAGAGTAAAAAAACTACTTATTAAAACAATTACATACATACTTGATCAGATTACATATGTAGAAGGTAATATATCATATTTCCCATTGTTTTCAAAAGAAAATAGTAAAAGCAGTTTTAGTAGATTAGGTTGGTGTTATGGGGATTTGGGTATTGCTCATGTCTTGTTGCAATCTGCTATTATTTTAAAAAATCAAGAGTGGAGAAATATTGCGCTTCAAATATTGCATCATAATAGTAATCGGCGTAATTTACAGGAGAATCGAATTTGGAGTACTGGGCTTTGTCATGGTAGTTCTGGGATTGCTTATATTTATTTAAATTTATATATGTATACTTTAGATCGCAAATTTGTAAAAACATCTGATTTTTGGATAAATGTGACAAAAAATAATATAAAATATGATTGCGGAATATTGAAGTTTAGAGTATTAGATACAGATAGATTTGAAAAAATGCGAAGTTCGTATACTCTTTTAGATGGTATTTCTGGTATCGGTTTGTCATTTCTTTCACATTTAAAAAATGATGAAAATGATTGGAGCGAGTCTTTATTGTTATCATTGTGCTGA
- a CDS encoding HU family DNA-binding protein yields MNKKQLISEVANTTKLPKAAVEKSVNTALQIIAENVTKGENVSLLGFGTFSLRDRQSRNGFNPQTKQAVVIPSKKVIRFKASNTLKIDGQE; encoded by the coding sequence ATGAACAAAAAACAATTAATTAGCGAAGTAGCTAATACAACGAAGCTTCCGAAAGCTGCAGTAGAAAAGAGTGTAAATACAGCATTGCAAATCATTGCTGAAAATGTAACAAAAGGTGAGAACGTATCACTTTTAGGATTTGGAACTTTTTCCCTGAGAGACCGTCAATCCCGTAATGGATTCAACCCTCAGACAAAACAAGCCGTAGTAATTCCTTCTAAAAAAGTTATTCGTTTCAAAGCTAGCAACACTCTTAAAATAGACGGACAAGAGTAA